In Vagococcus luciliae, one genomic interval encodes:
- the cas9 gene encoding type II CRISPR RNA-guided endonuclease Cas9 (Cas9, originally named Csn1, is the large, multifunctional signature protein of type II CRISPR/Cas systems. It is well known even to general audiences because its RNA-guided endonuclease activity has made it a popular tool for custom editing of eukaryotic genomes.), producing the protein MIKEYSIGLDIGTNSVGWSVIRDNNDLIKKKMLIKGNGNKKYIKRNLWGVRLFEEGDTAKDTRLKRTTRRRYTRRKNRLDYLKEIFISPISQVDKYFFDRLGETFLKLEDKTYQQYPIFGTEELDQDYHKKYPTIYHLRKELADSTEQVDLRLVYLACSHIIKYRGHFLIEGKFSTQNISVDESFKKFIHTYNQSDFVYNSNDAILNNSIEISSIINQHESKSKKVELILKNYPNEKSNSLFGQLIKMIVGNQGNFTKIFNLEEAIKLQFSKEEYDQELETLLELVGDEFSDLFEAAKNVYESIELSNILSDTDETSHAKLSASMINRYENHKVELKKLKHYVKQYIPDQYNEIFKDKTKKGYAGYIDNGVSEEEFYKYMKKTLSSTPNNEEFLKRIDNEEFLRKQRTYDNGIIPHQIHLEELRAILKNQSEHYPFLKENSEKIEQILTFRIPYYVGPLANGSSKFSWLVRKETGNITPWNLEEKVDLPKSATNFIERMTNYDLYLPNEKVLPKNSLIYQKYMVFNELTKVRYKDERNRFMNFSSDEKIAIFEELFKNKRRVTKKDIINYLSNCYFITTASIEGIEESFNASFSTYHDLIKQGIPKEFLDDILNEEIIEDIIKTLTIFEDKKMIREQLSQYKDILPQKALKNLERRHYTGWGRLSKKLLVGIKDKESNKTILDFLINDDGVSINTNRNFMQLINDPSLSFKDTILAEQRAKEFDSQDDVVTSLPGSPALKKGILQSLKIVDELVEIMGTPPKNIVVEMARENQRTNRSNTRLSQIEKSLKELDSELLKRELPSNDALKSNRLLLYYLQNGIDLYTGKPLDLDKLSYYDIDHIIPQSFITDNSLDNLVLVSSKENRGKKDDVPSEKVVKRNKAYWQKLLKCGAISQRKFDNLTKNERGGLTEADKAGFIHRQLVETRQITKHVARLLDEKFNIEKDEKGNIKRTVNVLTLKSSLTSQFRKMFNLYKLRDLNDYHHAHDAYLNAVVGTTLLKVYPNLRGEFVYGEFPTQSLKKRLSATDKLKMYTNIMKCFEAKKPVVDGNGEIVWSSKDISTVKKVLEYKQMNIVKKVEQQKGRFYKETIYPHSNSNKLIPIKSHLDTKKYGGYKEPIIALSVFIRHKKGKKLVLTNEVVGIPLIKLSDYQKNKGDYLLKMGYVEPVILLELSKYSLFETKTGKRRMLASATELQKGNQFVLSNDLVKLLYHSQKAIEGNKESFEYITKNREKYDELMTHVNLYAEMYVGAESNLNKINTLYNDNKETDLLKLASSTINLLKFTRFGVAMDFDYFGVKISRYRYMRTLDIQELFESTLIYQSITGLYETRIDLGQL; encoded by the coding sequence ATGATAAAAGAGTATTCTATTGGATTAGACATAGGGACAAATTCTGTTGGGTGGAGTGTTATTAGAGATAATAATGATTTAATAAAAAAGAAAATGTTAATAAAAGGAAATGGTAATAAAAAGTATATTAAGAGAAATTTATGGGGTGTGCGTTTATTTGAAGAAGGGGATACAGCCAAAGATACACGTTTAAAAAGAACGACTCGTAGACGATATACTAGAAGGAAAAACAGATTGGATTACTTAAAAGAGATATTTATTAGTCCTATATCTCAAGTGGATAAATATTTTTTTGATAGATTGGGAGAGACGTTTTTAAAATTAGAAGATAAAACCTATCAACAGTACCCAATTTTCGGAACGGAAGAATTGGATCAAGATTACCATAAAAAATATCCTACTATTTATCATTTGAGAAAAGAGTTAGCAGACTCAACTGAACAAGTTGATTTACGTTTAGTTTATTTAGCTTGTTCACACATTATAAAATATAGAGGACACTTCCTCATTGAAGGAAAGTTTTCAACACAGAACATTTCAGTAGATGAGAGTTTTAAAAAATTTATTCATACATACAACCAAAGTGATTTTGTTTATAACAGTAATGATGCCATATTGAATAATAGCATTGAAATTAGTTCAATCATTAACCAGCACGAATCTAAAAGTAAAAAAGTTGAATTAATATTGAAAAACTATCCAAATGAAAAATCGAATTCTTTATTCGGACAGTTGATTAAAATGATTGTTGGAAATCAAGGAAATTTTACTAAGATATTTAATCTTGAAGAAGCAATAAAATTGCAGTTCTCTAAAGAAGAATACGATCAAGAATTAGAAACGTTATTAGAACTGGTTGGAGATGAATTTTCAGACTTATTTGAGGCGGCAAAAAATGTCTATGAATCAATCGAATTATCCAATATTCTCTCTGATACAGATGAGACTAGTCATGCTAAACTATCTGCCAGTATGATTAATAGATATGAAAACCATAAAGTTGAACTAAAAAAATTGAAACATTATGTTAAACAATATATACCTGATCAATATAACGAGATATTTAAAGATAAAACTAAAAAAGGATATGCAGGTTATATTGATAATGGAGTTAGTGAAGAGGAATTCTATAAATATATGAAAAAAACATTATCTAGTACACCTAATAATGAGGAATTTTTGAAACGAATAGACAATGAAGAGTTCTTAAGAAAACAACGTACTTATGACAATGGGATTATTCCACATCAGATTCATCTGGAAGAATTACGTGCTATTTTAAAAAATCAAAGTGAACACTACCCGTTTTTAAAAGAAAATAGTGAAAAGATTGAACAGATTTTAACATTTAGAATACCTTATTATGTTGGTCCACTTGCTAATGGAAGTAGTAAATTTTCGTGGTTGGTACGAAAAGAAACCGGTAATATCACACCTTGGAATCTGGAAGAGAAAGTTGACTTACCAAAATCAGCTACCAATTTCATTGAAAGAATGACCAATTATGACCTTTATTTACCAAATGAAAAAGTCTTACCTAAAAATAGTTTGATTTATCAAAAATATATGGTATTTAACGAACTAACAAAAGTTAGATACAAGGATGAAAGAAATCGATTTATGAATTTTTCAAGTGATGAGAAAATTGCTATATTTGAAGAGTTATTTAAAAATAAGAGAAGAGTAACTAAAAAAGATATTATTAATTACTTAAGCAATTGTTACTTCATCACAACAGCATCAATTGAGGGGATAGAAGAATCTTTTAATGCATCCTTTAGTACGTATCACGATTTGATAAAACAAGGAATACCAAAAGAATTTTTAGATGATATATTGAATGAAGAAATAATTGAAGATATTATTAAAACGTTGACTATTTTTGAAGACAAGAAAATGATTAGAGAACAACTTTCACAGTACAAAGATATATTACCCCAGAAAGCTTTAAAAAATTTGGAAAGACGACACTATACTGGATGGGGGAGATTGTCTAAGAAATTATTAGTGGGTATAAAGGATAAAGAAAGTAATAAAACAATTCTTGATTTTTTAATTAATGATGATGGTGTTTCAATTAATACTAATCGTAATTTTATGCAATTAATTAATGATCCATCATTATCATTTAAAGACACTATTTTAGCAGAACAGCGTGCAAAAGAATTTGATAGTCAAGATGACGTGGTAACTAGTTTACCTGGTAGTCCAGCTTTGAAAAAAGGAATACTACAAAGTTTAAAAATAGTTGATGAGCTTGTCGAAATTATGGGAACACCTCCTAAAAATATAGTAGTTGAGATGGCTCGAGAAAATCAGCGAACAAATAGAAGTAATACTAGATTATCTCAAATTGAAAAAAGTTTAAAAGAGTTAGATAGTGAGCTGTTAAAGAGAGAATTGCCATCAAATGACGCATTGAAAAGTAACCGATTGTTATTATATTATTTGCAAAATGGAATTGATTTATACACAGGTAAACCATTAGACTTGGATAAACTATCGTATTATGATATCGACCATATTATTCCTCAAAGTTTTATTACGGATAATTCATTGGATAATTTAGTCCTTGTTTCATCAAAAGAAAATCGTGGGAAAAAAGATGATGTACCTAGTGAAAAAGTGGTTAAACGAAACAAAGCATATTGGCAAAAATTATTAAAATGTGGGGCTATATCACAACGAAAATTTGATAATCTGACTAAAAATGAAAGAGGTGGATTAACTGAAGCGGATAAAGCAGGATTTATTCATCGACAATTAGTTGAGACAAGACAAATTACTAAACATGTTGCTAGATTATTAGATGAAAAATTTAATATAGAAAAAGATGAAAAAGGAAATATCAAACGAACAGTGAATGTCTTAACATTGAAATCTTCACTGACTAGTCAATTTAGAAAGATGTTTAATCTTTATAAATTACGAGATTTAAATGATTATCATCATGCTCATGATGCTTATTTAAATGCTGTGGTAGGAACGACACTGTTAAAAGTGTATCCCAATTTACGTGGTGAATTTGTCTATGGCGAATTCCCAACACAAAGTTTAAAAAAACGATTGTCTGCAACAGATAAATTAAAAATGTATACTAATATCATGAAATGTTTTGAGGCAAAGAAACCAGTAGTTGATGGTAATGGTGAGATAGTTTGGTCGAGTAAAGATATTTCAACGGTAAAAAAAGTATTAGAGTATAAACAAATGAATATTGTTAAAAAAGTGGAACAACAAAAGGGACGTTTTTATAAAGAAACGATATACCCTCATAGTAACTCTAATAAATTGATACCAATTAAATCTCATCTAGACACGAAAAAATATGGAGGTTATAAGGAACCTATAATTGCACTTAGTGTGTTTATTAGACATAAAAAAGGAAAAAAACTTGTTTTAACAAACGAAGTAGTAGGGATACCATTAATCAAATTATCGGATTACCAGAAAAATAAAGGAGATTACTTGCTAAAAATGGGGTATGTTGAGCCTGTGATCTTATTAGAACTTTCAAAATATAGTCTATTTGAAACGAAAACTGGTAAAAGACGTATGTTAGCAAGTGCAACAGAATTACAAAAAGGCAACCAATTTGTTTTATCAAATGATTTAGTGAAGTTGCTGTATCATTCACAAAAAGCAATAGAAGGAAATAAAGAAAGTTTTGAATATATCACTAAAAACAGAGAGAAATATGATGAGTTGATGACACATGTCAATCTTTATGCTGAAATGTACGTAGGAGCTGAATCTAACTTAAATAAAATAAATACATTATATAATGATAATAAGGAAACTGATTTGCTAAAATTGGCTTCATCTACTATTAACTTATTAAAATTTACTCGATTTGGTGTGGCAATGGACTTTGATTATTTTGGAGTAAAAATATCTAGGTATAGATATATGAGAACATTGGATATTCAAGAATTGTTTGAAAGTACACTTATTTATCAATCAATTACTGGTTTATATGAAACACGCATAGACTTAGGACAATTATAA
- the tkt gene encoding transketolase: MLFDQTDQLGVNAIRTLSLDMVQQANSGHPGLPMGAAPMAYTLWTKFLKVNPKTSRQWADRDRFVLSAGHGSAMLYSLLHLSGYNLPMEELKKFRQWDSLTPGHPEVHHTDGVEATTGPLGQGIAMSVGFAMAEAHLAATYNKDQFNIVDHYTYALCGDGDLMEGISQEAISLAGHLKLGKLIVLYDSNGISLDGPLDKSFTEDVKGRVESSGWQHILVKDGNDLEEIANAIEAAQKETTKPTMIEVKTVIGFGAENEGTNKVHGAPLGVDGVAFAKKSYGWDYPAFTVPEEVATRFHADMVEKGEKAEAEWQKLFADYKATYPELAKQFEEAFKDDVTVDLESVLPTYELGESAASRVTSKEAIQVLSKEIPSFWGGSADLSSSNNTMVAAEKDFEPGQYEGRNIWFGVREFGMAAAMNGIALHGGTRVYGGTFFVFVDYLRPALRLSAIQKAPVTFVLTHDSIAVGEDGPTHEPIEQLSSLRGIPNVNLIRPADGNEVSAAWKLAATSTETPTVLALSRQNLPVLEGTKEKAYEGVARGAYVLSPSKRDTPDGILIATGSEVKLAMDAQKALYEKEGVDVSVVSMPSTTLFDAQDTAYKESVLPSSVSKRVSIEMGATFGWERYVGLSGKAMGTDRFGASAPGNKVIEEYGFTVENVVKTFNSL, from the coding sequence ATGTTATTTGATCAAACTGATCAACTAGGTGTGAATGCAATTCGTACGCTTAGTTTAGACATGGTTCAACAAGCAAATTCAGGACATCCAGGATTACCAATGGGGGCAGCTCCAATGGCTTACACTCTTTGGACAAAATTTTTAAAGGTCAATCCTAAAACATCAAGACAATGGGCAGACCGTGACCGTTTTGTGTTATCGGCAGGACATGGTTCCGCAATGCTTTATAGTTTACTTCATTTGTCAGGTTATAACTTACCAATGGAGGAATTAAAAAAATTCCGTCAATGGGATAGTTTAACACCAGGACATCCTGAAGTTCATCATACAGATGGGGTAGAAGCAACAACTGGTCCATTAGGTCAAGGAATTGCGATGAGTGTTGGATTTGCGATGGCAGAAGCGCACCTCGCTGCAACATATAACAAAGATCAATTTAATATCGTTGACCATTACACGTATGCTTTATGTGGTGATGGTGATTTAATGGAAGGTATTTCTCAAGAAGCAATCAGTTTAGCTGGTCATTTAAAACTTGGTAAATTAATTGTGTTATATGATTCAAATGGTATTTCATTAGACGGACCATTAGATAAGTCATTTACGGAAGACGTTAAAGGTCGTGTTGAATCATCAGGATGGCAACACATTTTAGTCAAAGACGGCAACGATTTAGAAGAAATTGCGAATGCTATTGAAGCCGCACAAAAAGAAACTACAAAACCAACCATGATTGAAGTCAAAACAGTGATTGGATTTGGTGCTGAAAACGAAGGAACAAACAAAGTTCATGGTGCACCACTTGGAGTTGACGGTGTGGCGTTTGCTAAAAAATCTTACGGTTGGGATTACCCAGCATTTACTGTACCAGAAGAAGTGGCAACACGTTTCCACGCTGATATGGTAGAAAAAGGTGAAAAAGCAGAAGCAGAGTGGCAAAAACTATTTGCTGATTATAAAGCTACTTATCCAGAACTAGCGAAACAATTTGAAGAAGCCTTCAAAGATGACGTGACAGTTGATTTGGAATCTGTTTTACCAACATATGAACTTGGTGAAAGTGCTGCGAGTCGTGTGACAAGTAAAGAAGCCATTCAAGTCTTATCAAAAGAAATCCCATCATTCTGGGGAGGATCAGCCGATTTATCATCATCAAACAATACAATGGTGGCAGCTGAAAAAGATTTTGAACCAGGACAATATGAAGGCCGTAATATTTGGTTTGGTGTTCGTGAATTTGGTATGGCAGCAGCAATGAATGGGATTGCTTTGCATGGTGGAACCCGTGTGTATGGTGGAACATTCTTCGTATTTGTCGACTACTTACGTCCAGCATTGCGTTTATCAGCGATTCAAAAAGCACCTGTAACATTTGTGTTAACACATGACTCTATTGCAGTTGGTGAAGATGGTCCAACGCATGAGCCAATCGAACAGTTATCAAGCTTACGTGGGATACCAAATGTAAACTTAATTCGTCCAGCTGATGGCAATGAAGTATCAGCAGCATGGAAATTGGCTGCAACATCAACAGAAACACCAACTGTTTTAGCTTTATCAAGACAAAACTTACCAGTTCTTGAAGGAACAAAAGAAAAAGCCTATGAAGGGGTTGCACGTGGAGCCTACGTATTATCTCCATCAAAACGTGACACACCAGACGGAATCTTGATCGCGACTGGATCAGAAGTGAAATTAGCGATGGATGCACAAAAAGCGTTGTATGAAAAAGAAGGCGTGGATGTGTCAGTCGTTTCAATGCCATCGACTACTTTATTTGACGCACAAGATACAGCTTATAAAGAAAGTGTGTTACCTTCATCAGTGAGCAAACGCGTGTCAATCGAAATGGGCGCAACATTTGGTTGGGAACGTTATGTTGGCTTGTCTGGAAAAGCGATGGGCACTGATCGCTTTGGTGCCAGTGCGCCTGGCAATAAAGTGATTGAAGAATACGGATTTACAGTAGAAAATGTTGTAAAAACATTTAATTCTTTATAA
- the lexA gene encoding transcriptional repressor LexA: protein MSTKRSSRQLDVLKYIHEQVEKKGYPPTVREIGTAVNLSSTSTVHGHLSRLEKKGLITRDPTKPRAIELTNEGLKMIGVNSPFIPMLGVVTAGEPILAVEEASDFFPLPPDLKYEENSLFMLTIRGDSMINAGIFDGDHVIVRKQSSAINGEIVIAMTDENEATCKRFFKEKNHIRLQPENDTLEPIILNSVAILGKVVGLYRNHI from the coding sequence ATGTCAACTAAACGTTCTTCTAGGCAATTAGACGTTTTAAAATATATTCATGAACAAGTTGAAAAAAAAGGGTATCCTCCAACTGTAAGAGAAATTGGAACAGCTGTTAACCTTTCATCAACGTCTACTGTTCATGGTCACTTATCACGTTTGGAAAAAAAAGGATTGATTACTCGTGATCCAACTAAGCCCAGAGCAATCGAATTAACAAATGAAGGGTTAAAAATGATTGGAGTTAACTCTCCTTTTATTCCAATGCTTGGTGTTGTAACTGCAGGTGAGCCAATCTTAGCTGTTGAAGAAGCATCAGATTTTTTCCCATTACCTCCTGACTTAAAATATGAAGAGAATAGTTTATTCATGTTAACCATTCGAGGAGATAGTATGATAAATGCTGGGATATTTGATGGTGATCATGTCATTGTAAGAAAACAGTCATCTGCTATTAATGGTGAAATTGTTATTGCTATGACAGATGAAAATGAAGCAACATGTAAAAGGTTTTTTAAAGAAAAAAATCATATTAGATTACAACCGGAAAATGATACATTAGAACCAATTATCTTAAACAGTGTCGCTATTTTAGGTAAAGTGGTTGGACTTTATAGAAATCATATTTAA
- a CDS encoding MDR family MFS transporter — protein sequence MEQPIVKLKHRNILVITIIIGSFCTVLNQMLLTTAYPDLMRQFSVSTSTIQWLTTGFLLVNGIMIPVSAYFMNNIPTKKLYIGAITLFLIGTIICFVSTSFNLLLFGRIIQAMGVGISLPLLQTIMLSIYPENERGKALGIAGIVIGLAPAIGPTLSGWVIDTFNWRYLFGLLIPIILFVIVLSIIFMQNVLPLHPSKIDIPSPILSTLGFGSLLYGFSLVGDHGWTDPLVLLLLILGTTLVVIFCKRQLKINNPFLRMDVFKSKLFINTTILSGIVNMAMVGAEMVLPLYIQNVRGYNPFHSGLVLFPGALILGIMMPITGKLFDKYGAKYLSIIGMSLLTIGTACLCTLNEKTPMHFITIIYGVRMLGVSMVMMPVTTAGMNSLPDTLISHGSAANNTAKQLFSSIGTAILISFLSQATLKDMPHKSLLLSSPITYKSDVLSATLHGYNIAFIVATLFCAMGLAQAIFMGMNKSLNK from the coding sequence ATGGAACAACCAATTGTCAAACTCAAACATCGTAATATATTAGTCATTACAATTATTATTGGAAGTTTTTGCACCGTTTTAAACCAAATGCTTCTAACAACTGCTTATCCTGATTTAATGCGTCAATTTTCTGTCTCTACCTCAACGATTCAATGGCTGACAACTGGATTTTTATTAGTCAATGGTATTATGATTCCAGTTAGTGCTTATTTTATGAATAATATCCCCACTAAAAAATTATACATTGGGGCAATCACTCTTTTTTTAATAGGAACCATTATTTGCTTTGTCTCAACGTCTTTTAACCTCTTGTTATTTGGTCGAATCATTCAAGCCATGGGAGTTGGTATCTCACTTCCTCTTTTACAAACCATTATGTTAAGCATCTATCCTGAAAATGAGCGTGGTAAAGCACTAGGTATTGCAGGAATTGTTATCGGTCTTGCACCAGCGATTGGTCCGACGCTTTCTGGTTGGGTTATTGATACTTTCAACTGGCGTTACTTATTTGGCTTACTTATTCCCATCATTCTTTTTGTTATCGTTCTATCTATTATTTTTATGCAGAATGTGCTTCCCCTGCATCCTTCAAAAATAGATATTCCCTCACCTATCCTATCCACCCTTGGTTTTGGTAGTTTACTTTATGGGTTTTCTCTTGTCGGAGATCATGGCTGGACAGATCCTCTTGTTCTTTTATTACTTATTTTAGGGACTACTCTTGTGGTGATTTTTTGCAAAAGACAACTTAAAATTAATAACCCTTTTTTGCGTATGGATGTCTTTAAATCAAAGTTATTTATTAACACAACCATTTTAAGTGGTATTGTGAATATGGCTATGGTTGGTGCTGAAATGGTACTCCCTCTCTATATCCAAAATGTTCGTGGGTATAATCCCTTTCATTCTGGATTAGTTTTATTTCCAGGTGCTTTAATCTTAGGAATTATGATGCCCATTACTGGTAAATTATTTGATAAGTATGGAGCAAAATATTTATCAATTATTGGGATGAGTTTATTAACAATTGGGACTGCTTGTTTATGTACTCTAAATGAAAAAACACCTATGCATTTTATCACCATTATTTACGGTGTCAGAATGCTAGGTGTCAGTATGGTTATGATGCCAGTAACCACAGCCGGTATGAATTCACTACCTGATACTCTCATTAGTCATGGTTCTGCTGCAAATAATACAGCAAAACAATTATTCAGCTCTATTGGGACAGCCATCTTAATTAGTTTCCTATCTCAAGCAACCCTAAAAGATATGCCACATAAATCACTTCTGTTAAGTTCTCCTATTACTTACAAATCAGATGTGTTATCTGCTACCTTACATGGTTACAATATTGCCTTTATCGTCGCAACACTATTTTGTGCGATGGGTCTAGCGCAAGCCATTTTTATGGGCATGAACAAATCTTTGAATAAATAA
- a CDS encoding DUF896 family protein encodes MLSEKKLARINELAKKAKTTEGLTDVEKKEQQLLREEYLHSFRKGMRNHIEGMKVVDEEGTDVTPEKLKQIQKEKGLHDR; translated from the coding sequence ATGTTAAGTGAAAAAAAATTAGCAAGAATTAATGAGCTAGCAAAGAAAGCAAAAACAACTGAGGGACTAACTGACGTTGAAAAAAAAGAACAACAATTATTGAGGGAAGAATATTTACATAGTTTTAGAAAAGGTATGAGAAATCACATTGAGGGAATGAAAGTAGTCGATGAAGAGGGGACAGATGTTACTCCTGAGAAATTAAAACAAATCCAAAAAGAAAAAGGATTACATGATCGATAA
- the cas2 gene encoding CRISPR-associated endonuclease Cas2, with protein sequence MSYRYMRMLVMFDLPTETAENRKTYRKFRKFLIEEGFLMHQFSVYSKILLNDTASKAMIARLRKNNPEDGIVTVLNITEKQFSRMLFLSGESDTSVSNTDSRVVFLGDDYD encoded by the coding sequence ATGAGTTATCGATATATGAGAATGTTAGTAATGTTTGATTTACCGACAGAGACGGCAGAAAACAGAAAAACCTATCGTAAGTTTAGAAAATTTTTAATTGAGGAAGGGTTTCTCATGCATCAATTTTCTGTATATAGTAAGATACTGTTGAATGATACAGCATCAAAAGCGATGATTGCCAGATTACGAAAAAATAACCCAGAGGATGGAATTGTGACAGTGCTTAATATAACAGAAAAGCAATTTTCTCGTATGCTTTTTTTATCAGGTGAAAGTGATACGAGTGTTAGTAATACAGATAGTCGAGTAGTCTTTTTAGGTGACGATTATGATTAA
- the csn2 gene encoding type II-A CRISPR-associated protein Csn2 — protein sequence MINMNLSILDSPIKINGLLYLVIQDQGYYAEIVKEMHQLDMATKLKLFDSKFQSLKENELLVITDVLGFDINSSPIIRLIYSDLESQLNMNIETKTKIDYYTDQITSLISHEMLEHELSLTMDEITTQELFKSLGIKIQVNQESIFLKMLDIIETFRYLSKKKCLVFINVSSYLSTEDMLSLNEYIQLCQVSVLFLERHKMMGMTNYVLDDDFYFYKENMI from the coding sequence ATGATTAATATGAATTTATCTATTTTAGATTCTCCAATTAAGATAAATGGATTACTGTATTTAGTTATACAAGATCAAGGATACTATGCTGAAATAGTAAAAGAGATGCATCAATTAGATATGGCAACTAAATTAAAATTATTTGATTCCAAGTTTCAATCATTAAAAGAAAATGAATTGTTAGTGATTACCGATGTTTTAGGTTTTGATATTAATTCATCTCCTATTATTAGATTAATATATTCTGATTTAGAGTCACAACTTAATATGAATATTGAAACAAAAACAAAAATAGACTATTATACTGATCAGATTACAAGCCTTATAAGTCATGAAATGTTGGAACATGAGTTGAGCTTAACGATGGATGAGATAACTACTCAGGAATTATTTAAGTCTTTAGGTATAAAAATACAAGTCAATCAGGAATCAATTTTTCTTAAAATGTTAGACATTATTGAAACTTTTAGATATCTATCTAAAAAGAAGTGTCTGGTATTTATTAATGTTAGTTCTTATTTATCTACTGAAGACATGCTCTCTCTAAATGAATATATTCAGTTATGCCAGGTTAGTGTATTATTTTTAGAACGACATAAAATGATGGGAATGACTAATTATGTTTTAGATGACGATTTCTATTTTTATAAAGAAAATATGATATAA
- the cas1 gene encoding type II CRISPR-associated endonuclease Cas1 yields the protein MMGWRVVVINTHSKISYKNNHLIYRSTQQSEMIHLSEIDILLLETTDITLTTMLIKRLVDENILILFCDDHRLPIGKLLPFYGKHDSSLQLSKQINWGEETKIEVWTSIISQKILNQSAFLKDHHYYDKSDSILYLHDGLLPHDPSNREGHAARIYFNTLFGNGFSRHDESNINSGLNYGYTLLMSMFAREIVKNGCMTQLGLKHNNQFNSYNLASDIMEPFRCLVDELVYEYQEEEFIKIKRHLFELFSNTYQFNNKNMYLTNIVSDYTKKVIKKLNGEVEGIPSFRI from the coding sequence ATAATGGGGTGGCGTGTAGTGGTCATTAACACACATTCTAAAATTAGTTATAAAAACAATCACTTGATTTATCGTTCCACACAACAAAGTGAGATGATTCATTTATCAGAGATAGACATTCTATTGTTGGAAACGACGGATATTACTTTGACGACTATGTTAATCAAGAGATTAGTAGATGAAAATATTTTGATATTATTTTGTGACGATCATCGTTTACCAATTGGAAAACTCTTACCTTTCTATGGTAAACATGATAGTAGTTTGCAACTATCTAAACAAATTAATTGGGGTGAGGAAACAAAAATAGAGGTGTGGACAAGTATTATTTCGCAAAAAATTTTAAATCAGAGTGCTTTTTTAAAAGATCATCATTATTATGATAAGTCGGACTCCATTTTATATTTGCATGATGGATTACTTCCTCACGATCCATCCAATCGAGAAGGTCATGCGGCAAGAATCTACTTCAATACACTATTTGGTAATGGTTTTTCTAGACATGATGAGTCAAATATCAATAGTGGTTTAAACTATGGGTACACTTTACTTATGAGCATGTTTGCTAGAGAAATTGTCAAAAATGGTTGCATGACACAATTAGGATTGAAACATAATAATCAGTTTAATAGTTATAATTTAGCTAGTGATATCATGGAACCTTTTCGCTGTCTTGTAGACGAGTTAGTTTACGAGTACCAAGAAGAAGAGTTTATAAAAATTAAGAGACACTTATTTGAATTGTTTAGTAATACATATCAATTTAATAATAAAAATATGTATTTAACGAATATTGTCAGTGATTATACTAAAAAAGTTATAAAAAAATTAAATGGAGAAGTGGAAGGCATTCCTAGTTTTAGGATATGA